The window TCAGCAAAGTATCTCTGTACGCCTGAGAGTCTTTCGTATCCTTCTTGAGCAAAGTTAAGTTGGCAACGGATCATAGCCTCGAAGGAAGGGTCAAGATAGGCTAAAGCGAGGTTAGCGTTAATTCATCTTATAGCCAAGAAACAAGACATACGGATACGAAGGTCGACCAAGACGGGCAATTCGGCAATGAGCTGGTCATTAAGGATATTGAAGATATCACGGGCCTCATCGTGCTCGGATTGGGCTCGAGGGAGCTTGGTAGAGTCATCTGATGGCTTTTCTACGAGCTTCCTAACCTTGGCCCTTGCAGCGTCATAGTCGCTCATCTACGTATCACGTCAGCTACGGTCATAAGCAGCCCAGGCAGCCAAGAGCTACCTTGTGAGATCGCTTTGTGATAGCAGCGTCGATATTGGTGTAATAGCTGTTGAGTTTGCCGATGGGATCAAGAACTGTCGCTCGGAATGGAGCGTCCTGTTCAGATCCATGAGTTGTTGCTTGGGATATTGCGGCAGGATACACTCACGAGCTCTCGACCAACACCAGCATCAAGTTCATCGACAGCGGATTTGTACGCATGACCAGCCATAGCACCCTGCGTATGAAATGTCAATGAATATCCGTAAATTGAACTCCAACATAGCTTACGTCGCTTGTTCGATCGGCGGAGTAGAATAGAGCAACAGTCTCAGCGATTCTGGACTGAGACGCAGCCATGGCTGTTTCCTATCATCAGCGCAACAGTTTGTTGATTGAGCAAGAGCACTTACATCGCATGGAGTCAAGATAAGTCTTTGCTTCTTTTTGAAGGTTCACGgtttccttctccatcctACCTTGCTTGTCAGCCATCCATGCACTTCCTTCCGTGCCAAGAACCCAGTACCCAGACGCACGTCTTGTATcgcccttcttcctcagcAAACTCTCGATCTACAGTTCGTTCAATCTGACCCGTCTTTTGCATAATTGACGTTCCAGCCCTAGTAGCGGCCTTCTTGAATCTATAATGTGATACTCGGCATCAGTACGTTCGAGGCCGATACGCCGTGATGAGTACGGGATTGCATGGACGTACCCTCCCCTGCCAGGCCATTAGCGTCGGGTGACTATAACTAGAGATCGGACAGACTTACCAAGACATGATTGGACTACTGTGGTGAATATAAGGCTAAACAAAAGTTGATGTTATAAGGCTTGCGACAGGATTAAAGCAACGAACGTTCACAGTCCACGTTGTGACTGCTGTGGTTGATACTCGTTGCGGTTGGGCGACGACGTCGAGGGAGCGGACCGAAGTGCTTGCATTACATAATGTAGGGCTGGCCGGGAGAAAAGTCAGAAAAATGCGTTACGAGAGAATTGAAATCGGCGATCACCGCAACTGAAGGAGCTCGCGCGTCGTCGATGACCTCTCAATGTCAAGCATATAGTGTGTCATTCGAGCTCTTACTCTTAGATAGTCCTCTCCAGAACCTATATCGCGGTCTCAACGCCCATCACAGACTGCAGGAGTAGCCGTGCAACATGTCTCGTTCATCTTATGATCGGTGAGTGTAGCCCTGTACTACTTCCGAGAGCTGCATTGACGTCGATGGTTTAGATACctcaccatcttctctcctgAAGGAAGGGTATGTCGCAAACCACTGTTTGCTGAGCGTCTTATATAAATTTTGAAGGCTGACAAGCGAATTAATTGTTACACTATAGCTCTATCAAGTTGGTAAGTGTTTCCTACGTCCACTGGATCCACATGTAGCTTACAGTCCCACAGAGTATGCTTTCAAGGCCATTTCCTCAGCCGGTATCACTGCTGTGGCCATAAGAGGCAAGGACACATCCGTCGTCATTACCCAACGGAAAGTTCCTGTACGTGGAAAAATTCTTGAAGAAAATGGGCACCTACTGATTGTAATGACGAATACAGGACAAGCTCCTCGACCCTGAAACTATCACCCACCTGTTTCAAATCACCCCCACTATTGGATGCGTCATGACAGGCTTGATCGGTATGTTGAAAATTAGCAAAAAGGACGGTTGGCGGGAGAGTAACTGATATTATGAGATAGCCGACGCGCGGGCGCAAGTGCAGCGAACACGATCGGAGGCTGCTCAATTTAGGTATAAATACGGCTATGAGATTACTCCCGAATCTCGTAAGCCAGACGGTGCACACCAGAGTTGTTTCAATTGCTAATATGAGCACAAAGTCGCAAAGCGTATGGCTAACATCAACCAAGTTTACACCCAACGAGCTGGCATGAGACCCCTCGGTATTTGTACGTCTAGCGAGCCCATTTGTCGGGAATATTGGCTGACTAGTCCATGAAGCTATGATCTTGATTGGTCCTGATGACGAAAGAGGACCTCAACTATTTAAACTTGATCCTGCGGGATATTTTACTGGCTACAAGGCCACTTCTTCAGGACAGAAACAAACTGAAGCCGCCAACTATGTATGTTGTCTGCTACTCTTCCCTATAATTTTCTAATGTGACCTAGCTCGAGAAACGATGGAAGACCTTGGAAGctgagaagaaggatttGGATCGAGCAGGTGTGATTGAAGTTAGTGGACATACCTTCAAGCGCCCCTTATCTTCCTTTACTAATCCAGACTTGTTACTAGATGGCTATTGAATGTCTCTCGTCAATCTGCGCAACGGACTTCAAGGCGTCTGAAATCGAAATTGGTATTTCCTCATTGTCACCGGATGAGAAGCACATCGAAGGTCAGGGTGGAAGGTTTAGGCAGATGGATGAGCGGGAAAGAGATGAGTGGTTGGTCAGGGTCGGAGAGAAGGACTAGAAGCTTATAAATGGTCGCGGCTATGCATTTGTATACAATGAGCTTTAAATATTAAACATAGTAGTCTACTTCATTCATGTGCTGGTAATTTCGTAGAAAATAAAAATACGTAGCAATTCCCGTCGGATCCACACTTGTATACACGAAAGCTGCGACCACTATTATGCTACACAGTCATTAAAGGCGAACGCTTTGCACTGACGGGACCATCAAAGCATCGTCTTCGGAATGTGCATGCTAAGAAGTCGGCTGCATCGTTCAATTCCGAAGAATGCATTATCGCGTCGCCGTGCGTGCAACATGTTCGGAATTGTCCGCGCCGGCTCATGGTCATCCAAAAGTTGTCCATCTCTCCTGTCCAAGGGCATTTTTATTTATTCAAACTATCAATACATACCATCTTCAACCGGCAATAACATTAAAAACTTAGTAACAGGTAAAGCGCAATCAAATGGCTTCATTAGCTGGATTCTCTAGCCGAGCGGCGCTCAGTGCATTCGTAAGTTAACCCACCGCCTCCTAGATCATATGATTGACTCTTTCTATCAGTCTTGCCCAACTTGCACTCCCCGCTTCATTCACCCTCGGTCCAACTTTTTGCAAACCGTCCAAAAATATTCTACCTTTCCTTCCCCCAAAAATGCCGCTTCTGCAGTTGGAAACCGCGCTCAGCCTCGAATAACTGCTGAAGAAGCTCGTCGCGCGGTTGAGGCTGCTCGGCAAAGAATGTACCAGGAGAgagcaaaaaaaaatagAAGTATCATGTTATATTCTGCTGGTAGTGTGAGTAAAAAGCCTAGCGCCACTATTACACACAGTCCTGCATAAACTGATTGAGCGTATTGTGCAGCTGTTCCTTGCGCTCGGTATCACCTACGCTGCCGTTCCCCTCTACCGAGCTTTCTGCTCCGCCACTGGTTTCGCTGGCACTCCCATGACCGACACCTCACGATTTACCCCTGACCGTCTCTACGTCACCCCCGAAACTGAAGGTCGTAAACGTATAACGGTACACTTCCAGTCATCTAGCGCAGAATCTTTGCCGTGGAAATTTGAGCCTGTGACCAAGAGTGTGAGGGTGTTGCCCGGTGAAACGGCGTTGGCGTTCTACACAGCGAAGAACTATGGTGATAAGGATTTAATTGGTATTGCTACCTACAACATCACTCCTGACAAGGTGAATTGGTCGTCCGGATAAGTGATTGGGTCGTAGAGCTGACTCAGTATCAGATCGCCCCTTACTTCGCCAAGGTCGAATGTTTCTGCTTCGAAGAGCAAAGGATCCGAGCgggagaagaagtggaTTTGCCAGTGTTTTTTTTCATCGACCGTGATATCGTCGATGAGCCACAGTTAGACAACTTGGACGATGTGGTGTTGAACTACACCTTCTTTCGGTACGCCATGTTCCTGATTTTGCATCGTGCTATCTACTCACCTCGGCGCTTCATCACAGTGCTCGAAGGAATGACATGGGTCACGCCGTTCCAGATGCCCCAGAGGATGTCATCCAGAAATCTCAAGGATTTGAGAATTATGAACTTGCGAAAAAAGCATAGAGATCTTCATCTGAGATATTTGGTGAAAAAGGTTGAAGATATCATTTATTGCATCGGACATATAGCATCAGGGTCGACTGTGCATGGACCACTCTTCTTGACTTTCCAGATTGCGTCTCTAATATGACGCTCATCATCGTTATTATTAACATCAAGATGCCTGTTGTTGGCTTGTCAATAACAGCAAGTCTACTTGCGCTATCTGCATCAGACATCGATCTTTGCCAGAATCATAGAATCTAATTTTTCTCTTTTATCGGAACCAAATTTGCAGATATATTTGCTTATAACGTGCTGTCTAAACTGCCCTGTGGGGTTCCTCATCTCTATAGCCATTGTCAGGGCATAGATATAATTGGGTGACGTCTCACACTAGATTGGGGCACTGAAGTATAAATAATAGGTCCATGTTGACGGAACTATTATTGGTTCACTGGAAGACTATTTTTTATCTTATTCGCTGATGTGGGAACGAGATCAAACTGCTTACGTTACGTTCCAGAGCCTCCACCACCGTCTGCAAGCCTCCACTTACAAGTCATTATCCATGACTGACCTCGGGGAACAGAGCTCGGCCGGTCGTCGTCTCGCGGTCCGCTCTTATTCGGCATGTTTCAGAACTCTTCAACAAAGCTCTATGACGACCTCCACATTGCCTCCACCATCCCTGATACGCTGATTCTGGCACAACAGGGagcatcatcatctttcaTTTATTAAGAGATAAATTAACGCCGAGTTGAAGGCCGCACAAAATAGGAGAGTGTTATCCATGACCGAACCATATAAATACCAGCGATGAACATCTTACATCGCCTATTATCCCCCAGCACAGTCTCTACGGCCTCTATAAACATTCACAATAAGAAGTTCACCATCAAGCATGACCACTCTTCCACCTCCCCGAAGAATTATTGCAGCTCATGGTATCAACGGCGAGCCTCACATTATTGACGAAGAGATCCATTATCCAGCCGACTCCCCTTTCCAGGCGGCTGTTGGTTTCCTCCAGCCAGAACTCGTGGGCAAGCCGGACAAATCTATCGAGTGGGCTAGTATCAAGCCCGCGAGACTCTCCAATGACGACGCTATTTCCTTGAGATGGCTTGGTGAGTCAACGCCATGTCGTCTGTGGCAGTCAGCACTTGAGCTGATATATGTACAGACTTTCCCCCCGGTTTCAAAGTCGATCTTCATTTCACTCAAACTATCGGTGAGTATGATCTGATTGCCATTAGATATTACGGGCTCATACTCTCTCATTCAGATTATGTCATTGTCATCCATGGTGAACTCGAAATGATCCTTCACGACGGTTCTTCAAAGACCGTTCGAGCAGGCGATACTATTGTGCAGATCGCCAACATCCATGGTTGGAACAACAACACCACCGAGTGGGCTAGTGAGTCTTCCTGTGCACCTACACAAGTGATGAATGAAAGAAAAAGTTGCAAAGTGCTGATGGTCTATGTGTCAGGGGTTGCAGCTATTGTCGTACCCTCTGAGCCTGTTAAGATCAACGGTCGTGGCCTGGAAGAGCCTCCTTTCAACGCTTACCACGCTCAGTTCTAACTTTTAGAAGATCTGATTAGCTCATTGCATATACATGACTACTATGTTTCCGCAGCATGTACTTATTATTGTCCAAGGTTCAGCAGTAAAGTCTTAATGTCGTACCTGGTTGAATAACTATTATTTacgagtacgagtactcTATCTGCGAATTTAAGTTTGGGCCTCTTGCCCTCTCGGGTATGAAGAGCCACTGTGAAAGCACAGGTTGAATTGGAAGCTGTTGAACGCCTACGTCTGGGAGAATATGCGCTCAAACCCACTGGCGGTCCAACGTGGCTCAAATGGCCATGCTTGAGGGAGAACAAAcgaaaggaagaaaaagcTGGCGACTGGGACTCGGAGCGTGACCATTTCGTTCTTCGTGATTtgcaaaaaagaaaaaaggatAGTAACATCTATAGTAACCGACTAACGACCCAAGTTTATAATCGGTGTGACTAGAAGCATTAGTAAATGATAATTGGAATCTAATAAGGGATACCTTTTTCGGACGTGACCGATTAAAAAAGGCGTTGGTGGCTATTTTGAGCCGGGCCCCACCGCCTCTAACAGTCAATTCTGGTGGTTGCTGTGCGCAGCGTTAATCCCGTATTATTGTCCTCTTTTTTCCCATCCACCCTCGTTATTCACCGTACAGATACACGGCTTCCTGTCAGATACAGGGTCAAGGAGAAACAACTCATAGCTCGTCCCAAGCCGCCATACAGATATCTCTCTTTCCGCAACACAGTACACGTCTTCGGTGTAAGACGGACACAAGACTGACGAAGAGACCCTATTCCTTCATCCTATTTTTCCCTCTTGCAACTTACTTCAAATACTTCAATTAAGACTCACAAGGATACGAAGATAGGATATGGGAAGAAAAAAGATTGAAATTCGCCCGCTCACTGTACGTTTTCTTCCGAAGAGCAATACGTACGTCTGAGAAACCAAAAGAGCTAACAGGTTATCTGACAGGACGAGCGTAACAGAAATGTTACTTTTCTGAAGGTTGGTCCACCACCCATCCATGGATTATTATCATCTGTAATATTCCCGTGCAGACACTGATCGCGAAACAGAGGAAAGCAGgtttgatgaagaaggcCTGGGAATTGTCGGTACTTTGCGCCGCAGATGTGTCGATCATCATCTTTTCTGCGGCCGGCAAGGCATTCGAATTTTCAAGCAAAGAGCTGGACAGTGAGATAGGCAGGTATCTCGATGTAAGCTACCAGTttactttttttttcgaTTGTGTGAGAAATATAGGCTGATGAGAGAATAGTATGAAGGGATGATTGAGAGAAGACGAGCGGCAGAGTTTGCAGCAATGGCGCTGGCaggagaggatgatgatgatgatgacgatgacgatTCTTCAAGAAAAGGTTCTACATCCAAAAGCAAGACAGCAGCTGCGATCAATGGCAATCCTCCTCCTACTAGGAGTCTTAAAGGCAAGGAAGTGTTCAAGCACCGAACAGTACGACCGAGCGAGgacaggaagagaaaaagacaGGATAGAAGACAGCGACGCAAAACTGAATCAAGCGAGAAGAGGAGTTTCATCGATGAGATCATTAGTGGAGGCGAGTCTGAcagtgaagaagaagtgaaACCCAGACGACGGTCAAATGTTGCACATGAACAGAACAGGAAGCATATGAGTGGgcagagagaagaggacgagTTGACTGATGATATGCCTCACGTACGTGTACTCTGATGTACAAAATTCATAGTTCTGACTCTCCATTTAGGCAGCAAGGCAATCTCTCGATGGATTACAATACGCTCTCAGCATGTACGCGTCTCAACCAACACCCGAACGCAATGCGCCTGGCCATCGATCTCCTCACGCTGAATTTCTCGCTTCTGCCGGTTCATCCTCCCAAACACCGCATACGGCTCCCCCAATCCATCGCCACTCATCAGACACCATTCCATACTCAATGACTAACCCTCTTGCTGCTCCGGTGCAAGCATCGTTAAGTGTCCCACAGCTCGCTATTCACCCTTCCTATCCTCACAGTCCCAATGGTCACCCTGGTTATCTTGGTTACCCTGGTTCTCTTTTCGGGGTGCAAGCGCCATATCTATCGCGTCAACCATTTGTTGGCGTTCCTCAGCCTCCGCCCTATTATGGTGCTCGCGGTCCAGGATCTCATCCCGCTGAACCTCCGATGCCCGGCATTCCAACGCAAGTGCCTGGCTCACAGCCTATTCAATGGGACCAAAATCTCCTCGCTCGTTATGCAGAGTTCCAACTTCAGCAGAATCACCAGCGTCAGCAACGCATACTTTTAGAGAAACAACGACAACAACTGGCAGAGCTGGGCGTCCCTCTGGACGAGAAGAATTTATTAGACGAGATCTTTGGAGGGGTAGGAGCTGGTCGGTCGGGAAGTGGAAGTGCGGGCGCATTTGGGGCAGGTTCAGGATCAATGCCTCTTGCCGGACTCGGCAATACCGCCTCTGACgggagagaagaagggaatAATCTAGAGTTCATCTGGCCGTTGGGTAACAATGCTGCTGCTGCGGCAAGTGGCGATGAAGATCGAAACGACGTTTCTTCCCATtccgctgctgctgctgctgctgctcaTCATCGTCAGGGAGGTTATGGAAAACAACAGCGTGCCCAGCAACAAAAGGCGGGTTGGGGGTTTGATGGCGCGGGCTTCGAGGGCATGGAGGAAGGGGCTAGCGGGAGTGGAGTGGGTTTACCAAGTCCTGTCTCAGCAGGTGCTGGCGGAGGGAGAAAGTACAGTGTAGAtgaggagaggatgagcaACAGGACAAAAGTCTAATCATGCGTTTAATGCGGTATCGTCCTTGCATATAAAGCTTCTTCTCTGATTCACTAGAAAGAGGCTTGCATCGGAGCGCTTTCGTAGCGAGCGCTTGTACATTATTCTTCACGTTTGCCCTTTTCAACAcgttcttcttcaactgATTTGTTCTTGTTGATTATAGAGCCGACTTTTATAGCAGTGTAGCGTCTCGATATCATGTATTTGCACTTGTATGTTTGATTTGTGCATAAGATGACAGAGTTGTCAAATGTACAAGATAGGTTATTAACCTGTTGCTGAAGGAAATTGAGGAGTAAGTTAGTATGGTCGATTGAACATGAGGACGACATCATCCTCGTCGTCACTGTCACTCTCTTCTATCGAGCGTTCACGGCCATCCTCAGAGTCATTTTCGATCGAAGAGGGCTATCGGAAAGGTAAGTGATTCGAAATACTATTAATGCATTGCACAACTCACCTCGCTGGTATAAAGACATGCAAAATGATACCTATCACTATCCATATCCTCCGCTGAATTGGAATCCTGACTTTCTCCACTGATAGATATGCCAGACATCGTCTTATACAGCCCCATGGCCCGTCTGACTGTGATAATTCTTCTCTCTGGGATtggtggtgatgatggAACAGGAGGTGGGAGCACTGACAGAGGGATACCGTCAAAATGAGTGATGGAGCGTTTAcgtttccctttcaaaGTATGGGACATGAGAGAGGATAGAGTAGGCGCGTGCGTCTGCTAAAGATGGCTTGTTAGGATGTATATGTAGAGGCTCGACGTACAAGGGATGAAGGGGTTTCCGTGCACAATGATTTCCGGCATTCTGATAACAAAAAAGTGACGATCCTGATCAAAGCCGGTCGAGATGTCTGTATGGTCATAAGGATATATGAAATCTGGTTTATTGTGGATGCCAAAGGTTTGGCATGCGACGATGAGGCTGGGAAAGGGGTTGGTGAGTAGTGAATGCTAGTAGACATCATGGTTAGATCCGTGACGTTTGTGAGTATCGTCAGTTGTCAACGTAAATATATACAACAAAAGTCATGCACATCCACTTAACCAAGTCATTTCGGATATGTGTTTAGAGTAGTGAGTGGATGATGAGCAGTGAGTGAAGGGTGTTTGCCTCAGCCAGTGATCAATCAGCTTCGCAGGCTCATCCATCCGTCTGTCGTTGCGGATAATGGCGGCTGTGCGATGATGGCCGACGGATAATATTTCCTGACAAAACATGCTGAAGACCACAATAATTAACAATCGCTGAAGACCTTAATAACTTGTCTGCGCTCATTCCACAAAAGACATCCGGTCAACAAGAAGGCTGCAGATCCTGtggaagggaaaaaaaCCAGGGAACTTGAGAGAATTTCGCTATTTTTTTGACTGTATTATAGCGACGGTTGCGGCGGTCCAAGCGCAACTAAGATCGCGACAAGCTTCGCCAGGCACACGAATATGGGGGAGCCGCCAGGGGAGCAGTTAATTACCGCTTCTGGAAGTTATTTACTCATAATTAAGAATGTGGGCCCGTTTTTAAGGTTTGAGCTTTGTTGCTGCCTCGGCACTCTCTCCCTTCCGAAGATCCGCCACTATCCCCTCTACAACTTTGattttcctttttcaaCCTCTTCACAAGTATTTAACAGGTGTATGCCTGCACACTCATTCACTTCTTCCGCCGATATCTCTCTCTCCCCGTCGATAGAGGCATCCACATCAGACTCCCTGCCCTCTCTCTTGTCCTCTCTCCGACACAGACCGTCAGGTAGAATCTCGAAAACCCCAACTTCACCAAAATCTTTCGCGAGCGCAATGTTCTCCGCGCGCAAGTACACTCCATTGCCTACTAATGCCAATGGCCCTTCAAGGAAACGCACTGCTGCTGGTTTGACAGCATGGAAGAGATGGGCTTTACTCGCCACTATCGCTGTGGCCCTTATCTTTTTGGTATTTGGCCGCTCTGGAGGTGGATCTGATGAACAGATCTACAATGAAGAAAGTAAGCATAGATCCTGAGAGTAGTTGGAAAATTACTGATGTGTTCATAGACACATACACACCCTCGCTGGACGAGGACGTCGTAGAAGGCGATGCAGTCGACTACAGCTCTCCTCCTTTCCGTCCTGAAGACTCTAATGTGGCTCAGCCTTTGGACCATGAAGACGGAGATGACGGTGTACTTCACGCCCTTCCTATTGGCGACACTTCCAACCCTCACGACCCTACCTCTAACGAAGCCCAGGATGCTTCTGAAGCTGAGGGGGACTTCACCGAGGTCACCGACGAGGAGTCTTTTTCTGAGAAGCAATCTCCTTACCCTGGATCCTTCGAGGAAGACCCCGACCCCACTTCCACTACTGCCTGTACCGAGTCCATCTCTTCTGACAAGCCTCTTGTACAGTACGCTCTTACCATTGACGCTGGTTCCACCGGTTCAAGGATTCATGTCTACAAATTCAACAACTGTGGTCCTTCTCCTCAGCTGGAGTACGAGACATTTATGGCTGTCAATCCCGGACTCTCTGCCTACGCTCGTGACCCTACTGCTGCCGCTGCTTCTCTTGATCCTTTGCTCGAAGAGGCTTACAGAGTCGTTCCCGAGAGCTTGCGAAAGTGTACACCTGTCGAGGTCAAGGCTACTGCTGGTTTGAGGTTGCTCGGCCAGCAGGAAAGTGTGGCTATCCTTGATGAAGTCAGGAACAGGCTCGAGACCAACTGGGACTTCACTGTCAGTGGCGACAGGGCCGTCGAGATCATGGACGGCAAGGATGAGGGTAAGTTATTACTATCAATCTGAGCTCGACAGAGAGTTGATTTTTTATATCAGGTGTCTACGCTTGGATCACCGCCAACTATCTCCTCAACAAGATTGGTGAAGGGGCCGATTCTGACGACACGCTTGCCGTCATGGACCTCGGTGGTGCTTCCACTCAAATTGTATTTGAACCCAAGTTCCCCGCCGACTCTGACCAGGCCCTCGTCGAGGGTGAACACAAGTACGAACTCAACTTTGGCGGCAAGGACTTTACCCTCTACCAACACTCTTACCTCGGCTATGGTCTCATGCGCGCCAGGCGAAGTGTACACAACCTTGTTGCTTTCACCTGGAGCTTTGGCCAGGGTGAAGTTGAGTGGGAGAACTTGAGTGAGGACATTGAAGTGCCCAACCCTTGTTTGTCTAAGGGTATGACTCGAAGAGTCGCGCTCGACCCTCCTGGAAGGCCGACTGTTAATGTTACCATGCACGGTGGTAACGGTAACTTTGAGGCTTGTAACAGGGTTGTCGAGTTGGTCATGGCCAAGGATGCGTAagtgttttttttttataAAAAAAGTAAAAATAGCCAACATAAACTGATTGTTTTGAGCAGTATCTGTGAAGTCAAGCCTTGCTCTTTCAACGGTGTTTACCAACCCTCCCTTCTCGATACTTTCCCCCGTGGTCAACTCCTCGCCCTTTCCTACTTTACCGACCGCATCAAGCCTCTTCacccctcttcctccaccctctccatctctgAGCTCACCTCTATGGCCAAGGACGTCTGCGCCGGTCCCGATGCCTGGGCTGACCGATGGGGTAGCGACCCAGTCGCGATGGAGGAACTTGCGGGTAGGCCCGAGTACTGTCTCGACTTGACCTTTATGAACGCATTGCTCGGTCTCGGATACGAGCTCTCGCCCGAGAGGGAGTTGATGGTAGAGAAGAAGTTGAGGGGTGTAGAACTCGGCTGGGCGTTGGGTGCCGGTTTGGCGTTGGTGGAGAAGGCTGAGTTGACTTGTACTGCGTAAGcaaagagaaaaaagagtTAGGTTTTTTTTGCAGTCTTTTATCTATTTAAGAAAGTATGATTATAGAGGAGCTAGAGTGGATGAGAGGTCATTGAGGGGACTACAGTCTTTTGTAAAAACACGTAACACATAGTTTAGATCTTGACAAAGAAGATCATATCAATCATTTCCTGGTATGACATTCATTTTTGGTACTGTTTGGATATACGATGCACCCATCCAAGTCTTGATACATTTGCATTAATTTTGTTCATGGTCAGAGTATCATGGCAATAATGTGATTATCATACAGCTTAAGCACTGATTCAATTTATTTTGCTTATTCGTATACTACGTGCAAGTTACAAGATGGAAACGACTCCCATTTTAACCAAGACGAATACCCAAAGCCAATCCAGCGAGGAAGCTAGGCTCGTTCTGTCACATAACACAGTCAGCACCTATCGGCTCCTGATCTATTATAATGCgaaaggggaaaagaaaacaTACGCTGGAAGTCGGCGGTCAAAAAGTCGACCAGCCTGGCCCAGAGGCGACCGATAGTGGGGCCCTTGTGAGCTCCGGTATGGGTCTTGGTACCAAAGGCAGAGTCGTATCGAGAGCCAATCTTGGCCCAGTCAACTTGGATATAAGACTTGGTAGATAGATACTAATCCCATCAACTTATCAGATCCTCAGGCATATAGACAAGTTCTCCTGGAACTTACTTGGAGGAAGACAAAGGCGCCACCTAGCAAGAATGCGATGGCCTTTGCGCCCTTCTTGATAAATATACCGGCACAGATACCACAGACAGCACCAAAACTGAGCTCATAGGCACTGACGATACTCTTAGGCCGTTTGCCTCCAAGTGCGGTACGTGATTCACCAGCGACATGAGGGGCGTTGACGATACCAGCAGTAGTACCGCTCATACATTGGGTACGACGAGTAGGAAGGGTGAGGGAGAGAGTGGTAAGTGTTAGAGATGCTGCTATACCAAGACCCAAAGGGGAGATGGATCGGGCTCTGGCAGAGGGAGGGGGATGGGAAAGGGCGATGGCCCGGGGAGAGAAGGTAGGACGATGAAAAGATCTGACGAGCGGACGGAGAGACGAGGGGGAGGGGCCGTGAGAGTGGAGGAAGGATGTGAAAAGGGTGGGTCTGAAGGACATTGTGGAGGTGCTTTAGAGGTGAAGTTGGAATATGAGATATACCGAGAAACGGAAAGGACCGTGACGATAGTTACTTATAAATTGATCCGGTCGATCATCCAAAGGGGCCAATGACGCAACGTGCACACACCACCG is drawn from Cryptococcus gattii WM276 chromosome A, complete sequence and contains these coding sequences:
- a CDS encoding 20S proteasome subunit alpha 1 (Similar to TIGR gene model, INSD accession AAW41668.1), with protein sequence MSRSSYDRYLTIFSPEGRLYQVEYAFKAISSAGITAVAIRGKDTSVVITQRKVPDKLLDPETITHLFQITPTIGCVMTGLIADARAQVQRTRSEAAQFRYKYGYEITPESLAKRMANINQVYTQRAGMRPLGISMILIGPDDERGPQLFKLDPAGYFTGYKATSSGQKQTEAANYLEKRWKTLEAEKKDLDRAGVIEMAIECLSSICATDFKASEIEIGISSLSPDEKHIEGQGGRFRQMDERERDEWLVRVGEKD
- a CDS encoding Aerobic respiration-related protein, putative (Similar to TIGR gene model, INSD accession AAW41667.1); the protein is MASLAGFSSRAALSAFSCPTCTPRFIHPRSNFLQTVQKYSTFPSPKNAASAVGNRAQPRITAEEARRAVEAARQRMYQERAKKNRSIMLYSAGSRIVQLFLALGITYAAVPLYRAFCSATGFAGTPMTDTSRFTPDRLYVTPETEGRKRITVHFQSSSAESLPWKFEPVTKSVRVLPGETALAFYTAKNYGDKDLIGIATYNITPDKIAPYFAKVECFCFEEQRIRAGEEVDLPVFFFIDRDIVDEPQLDNLDDVVLNYTFFRARRNDMGHAVPDAPEDVIQKSQGFENYELAKKA
- a CDS encoding Amphiphysin-like lipid raft protein, putative; Rvs161p (Similar to TIGR gene model, INSD accession AAW41669.1): MQKTGQIERTVDREFAEEEGRYKTMEKETVNLQKEAKTYLDSMRSMAASQSRIAETVALFYSADRTSDGAMAGHAYKSAVDELDAGVGRELDAPFRATVLDPIGKLNSYYTNIDAAITKRSHKMSDYDAARAKVRKLVEKPSDDSTKLPRAQSEHDEARDIFNILNDQLIAELPVLVDLRIPYLDPSFEAMIRCQLNFAQEGYERLSGVQRYFADNIRDDYANGALDAQVETVLEEMKELAIFGQ
- a CDS encoding Transcriptional activator, putative (Similar to TIGR gene model, INSD accession AAW41665.1), producing the protein MGRKKIEIRPLTDERNRNVTFLKRKAGLMKKAWELSVLCAADVSIIIFSAAGKAFEFSSKELDSEIGRYLDYEGMIERRRAAEFAAMALAGEDDDDDDDDDSSRKGSTSKSKTAAAINGNPPPTRSLKGKEVFKHRTVRPSEDRKRKRQDRRQRRKTESSEKRSFIDEIISGGESDSEEEVKPRRRSNVAHEQNRKHMSGQREEDELTDDMPHAARQSLDGLQYALSMYASQPTPERNAPGHRSPHAEFLASAGSSSQTPHTAPPIHRHSSDTIPYSMTNPLAAPVQASLSVPQLAIHPSYPHSPNGHPGYLGYPGSLFGVQAPYLSRQPFVGVPQPPPYYGARGPGSHPAEPPMPGIPTQVPGSQPIQWDQNLLARYAEFQLQQNHQRQQRILLEKQRQQLAELGVPLDEKNLLDEIFGGVGAGRSGSGSAGAFGAGSGSMPLAGLGNTASDGREEGNNLEFIWPLGNNAAAAASGDEDRNDVSSHSAAAAAAAHHRQGGYGKQQRAQQQKAGWGFDGAGFEGMEEGASGSGVGLPSPVSAGAGGGRKYSVDEERMSNRTKV
- a CDS encoding Hypothetical protein (Similar to TIGR gene model, INSD accession AAW41666.1; CNB04830) — encoded protein: MTTLPPPRRIIAAHGINGEPHIIDEEIHYPADSPFQAAVGFLQPELVGKPDKSIEWASIKPARLSNDDAISLRWLDFPPGFKVDLHFTQTIGEYDLIAIRYYGLILSHSDYVIVIHGELEMILHDGSSKTVRAGDTIVQIANIHGWNNNTTEWAMLMVYVSGVAAIVVPSEPVKINGRGLEEPPFNAYHAQF